A single window of Cherax quadricarinatus isolate ZL_2023a unplaced genomic scaffold, ASM3850222v1 Contig92, whole genome shotgun sequence DNA harbors:
- the LOC128684131 gene encoding zinc finger protein 84 — MSKILETQCVEATQCTVVHVGDQLYKHSHSLKQSSSEQSQCVSLTWSIIGQKKLCLVCLKEFSEKCNLVQHMRTHTGEKPYQCSECLKKFSQKSHLVIHFRTHTGEKPYQCSECLKDFSQKSFLVRHMKIHTGEKQYQCSVCLKDFSQKSCLVTHMRTHTGEKPYQCSECLKNFSQKSHLVNHFRTHTGEKPYQCSECLKDFTQKSDLVIHMRTHTGEKPYQCAECLKDFSQKSHLISHLRTHTGEKPYMDDVSQNSELVSNMRTYTGGKPYQCSECLKDFSQKSHLVSHMRIHTGEKPYQCSECLKDFSRKSDLVSHMRIHSGEKPYQCAECLKDFSQKSHLVSHLRTHTGDRPYKCSECLKDFSQKSDLVNHMRIHTGEKPYQCSVCSKKFSQKSSLVRHIRIHTS; from the coding sequence ATgtcaaaaatacttgaaacacaGTGTGTTGAAGCAACACAGTGCACAGTTGTTCATGTTGGAGACCAATTATATAAACATTCACACTCATTAAAGCAGTCTTCTTCAGAACAGTCTCAGTGTGTTTCTCTAACCTGGAGTATTATTGGCCAAAAAAAACTGTGTTTAGTGTGTCTAAAAGAGTTTTCTGAAAAATGTAATTTAGTACAgcacatgagaactcatactggagagaaaccttaTCAGTGCTCAGAATGTCTAAAAAAATTTTCTCAAAAATCACATTTAGTGATTCATTTTAGAACTCATACTGGAGAAAAGCCATATCAGTGCTCAGAATGTCTGAAAGATTTTTCTCAAAAGTCTTTTTTAGTAAGACACATGAaaattcatactggagagaaacagtatcagtgttcagtgtgtctgaAAGACTTTTCTCAAAAATCATGTTTAGTAAcacacatgagaactcatactggagagaaaccatatcagtgttcagaatgtctgaaaaaCTTTTCTCAAAAATCACATTTAGTAAATCACTTtagaactcatactggagagaaaccatatcagtgctcAGAATGTCTAAAAGACTTTACTCAAAAGTCTGATTTAGTAATTCACATGAGGACTCATACtggagaaaaaccatatcagtgtgcAGAATGTTTGAAAGACTTTTCTCAAAAATCACATTTAATAAGTCACTTGAGAACTCATACTGGTGAGAAACCATATATGGATGATGTTTCTCAAAACTCTGAATTAGTAAGTAACATGAGAACTTACACTGGAggaaaaccatatcagtgttcagaatgtctgaaagactTTTCTCAAAAATCACATTTAGTAAGTcacatgagaattcatactggagagaaaccataccagtgttcagaatgtctgaaagatTTTTCTCGAAAGTCTGATTTAGTTAGTCACATGAGAATTCAttctggagagaaaccatatcagtgtgcAGAATGTTTAAAAGACTTTTCTCAAAAATCACATTTAGTAAGTCACctgagaactcatactggagacAGACCATATAAGTGTTCAGAATGCTTAAAAGACTTTTCCCAAAAGTCTGATTTAGTAAACcacatgagaattcatactggagagaagccgtaccagtgttcagtgtgctcgaaaaaattttcacaaaaatctAGTTTAGTAAGACACATTAGAATTCATACAAGTTAG